In one Streptomyces marincola genomic region, the following are encoded:
- the pepN gene encoding aminopeptidase N, whose protein sequence is MPGTNLTRQEAQERARLLGVDSYDIALDLSGAREGGTFRSETTVRFTARAAEPVFVDLIAPRVREVVLNGAALDPAEVFADSRIALADVAEGANELRVVADCAYTNTGEGLHRFVDPVDEQVYLYTQFEVPDARRVFACFEQPDLKATFRFTVTAPEGWTVVSNSPTPEPENGVWRFEPTPRISTYITALIAGPYHSVHSSWEGADRSVPLGLYCRPSLAEHLDADALFEVTRQGFDWFQEKFDHPYPFAKYDQLFVPEFNAGAMENAGAVTIRDQYVFRSKVTDAAYEVRAETVLHELAHMWFGDLVTMEWWNDLWLNESFATYTSIACQAHAPGSRWPHAWTSFANQMKTWAYRQDQLPSTHPIMAEIRDLDDVLVNFDGITYAKGASVLKQLVAYVGQDAFFRGVQAYFKRHAWGNTRLTDLLTALEETSGRDLKSWSRAWLETAGINVLRPELAVDADGTITAFAVRQEAPALPAGASGEPVLRPHRIAIGLYALREGRLERTDRIELDVDGELTEVPELVGRARPDVLLLNDDDLSYAKVRLDPDSMAAVTAHLGDFTESLPRALCWASAWDMTRDGEMAARDYLALVLSGIGKETDIGVVQTLHRQVKLALDLYAAPEWRETGLATWSDATLERLREAAPGSDHQLAWARAFIATARTGEQLDLLAALLDGSESIGGLAVDTDLRWALVQRLAATGRADTALIDAELARDATSAGERHAAAARAARPLPEAKAEAWASVVESDTLPNALQEAVISGFVQTDQRELLAPYTEKYFAVLKDVWAGRSHEMAQQIAVGLYPAIQVSRQTLEVTDAWLATAEPSAALRRLVTESRAGIERALTAQAADAATD, encoded by the coding sequence GTGCCTGGCACGAATCTGACCCGGCAGGAGGCCCAGGAGCGGGCACGGCTGCTCGGTGTGGACAGCTACGACATCGCGCTCGACCTCTCAGGCGCCCGCGAAGGCGGCACCTTCAGGTCCGAGACCACCGTGCGCTTCACGGCGCGGGCCGCGGAGCCGGTCTTCGTCGACCTGATCGCGCCCCGGGTCCGCGAGGTGGTGCTCAACGGCGCGGCCCTCGACCCGGCCGAGGTGTTCGCCGACTCCAGGATCGCGCTGGCGGACGTGGCCGAGGGGGCCAACGAGCTGCGCGTGGTCGCCGACTGCGCGTACACCAACACCGGCGAGGGCCTGCACCGCTTCGTCGACCCCGTGGACGAACAGGTCTACCTCTACACGCAGTTCGAGGTCCCCGACGCCCGCCGGGTGTTCGCCTGCTTCGAGCAGCCGGACCTGAAGGCCACGTTCCGCTTCACCGTCACGGCCCCCGAGGGCTGGACCGTGGTCTCCAACTCCCCCACCCCGGAACCCGAGAACGGCGTCTGGCGCTTCGAGCCCACGCCGCGCATCTCCACCTACATCACCGCGCTGATCGCCGGGCCCTACCACTCGGTGCACAGCAGCTGGGAGGGCGCGGACCGGTCCGTTCCGCTCGGCCTCTACTGCCGCCCCTCGCTCGCCGAACACCTCGACGCCGACGCCCTGTTCGAGGTCACCAGGCAGGGCTTCGACTGGTTCCAGGAGAAGTTCGACCACCCGTACCCGTTCGCCAAGTACGACCAGCTGTTCGTGCCCGAGTTCAACGCGGGCGCCATGGAGAACGCAGGTGCCGTCACCATCCGCGACCAGTACGTCTTCCGGTCCAAGGTGACCGACGCGGCGTACGAGGTGCGGGCCGAGACCGTGCTGCACGAGCTGGCGCACATGTGGTTCGGCGACCTGGTCACCATGGAGTGGTGGAACGACCTGTGGCTCAACGAGTCGTTCGCCACCTACACCTCCATCGCCTGCCAGGCGCACGCCCCCGGCAGCCGCTGGCCGCACGCGTGGACCTCGTTCGCCAACCAGATGAAGACGTGGGCCTACCGGCAGGACCAACTGCCGTCCACGCACCCCATCATGGCCGAGATCCGCGACCTCGACGACGTGCTGGTCAACTTCGACGGCATCACTTACGCCAAGGGCGCGAGCGTGCTCAAGCAGCTCGTCGCCTACGTCGGGCAGGACGCGTTCTTCCGGGGCGTGCAGGCGTACTTCAAGCGCCACGCGTGGGGCAACACCCGCCTCACCGACCTGCTCACCGCTCTTGAGGAGACCAGCGGCAGGGACCTCAAGTCCTGGTCGCGCGCGTGGCTTGAGACCGCGGGCATCAACGTGCTGCGGCCCGAGCTGGCGGTCGACGCGGACGGCACCATCACCGCGTTCGCCGTCCGCCAGGAGGCGCCCGCGCTGCCCGCCGGGGCCTCGGGCGAGCCCGTGCTGCGCCCGCACCGCATCGCCATCGGGCTGTACGCGCTGCGCGAGGGCCGGCTGGAGCGCACCGACCGGATCGAGCTCGACGTCGACGGCGAGCTGACCGAGGTCCCCGAACTCGTCGGCCGGGCGCGGCCCGACGTGCTGCTGCTCAACGACGACGACCTGTCGTACGCCAAGGTGCGGCTCGACCCCGACTCGATGGCCGCGGTCACCGCCCACCTGGGCGACTTCACCGAGTCGCTGCCGCGCGCGCTGTGCTGGGCCTCGGCGTGGGACATGACGCGCGACGGCGAGATGGCCGCCCGCGACTACCTCGCGCTGGTCCTGTCCGGCATCGGCAAGGAGACGGACATCGGCGTGGTGCAGACGCTGCACCGACAGGTGAAGCTCGCGCTCGACCTGTACGCGGCGCCCGAGTGGCGCGAGACGGGCCTGGCGACCTGGTCGGACGCGACGCTCGAACGGCTGCGCGAGGCCGCGCCCGGCAGCGACCACCAGCTGGCGTGGGCGCGGGCGTTCATCGCCACCGCGCGCACCGGGGAGCAGCTCGACCTGCTGGCCGCGCTGCTCGACGGCTCGGAGAGCATCGGGGGGCTCGCCGTGGACACCGACCTGCGCTGGGCGCTGGTGCAGCGGCTCGCGGCCACGGGCCGGGCCGACACGGCCCTGATCGACGCCGAGCTGGCGCGCGACGCCACGTCGGCGGGCGAGCGGCACGCGGCGGCGGCCAGGGCGGCGCGCCCGCTGCCGGAGGCGAAGGCCGAGGCGTGGGCGTCGGTGGTGGAGAGCGACACGCTGCCCAACGCCCTTCAGGAGGCCGTGATCTCCGGCTTCGTGCAGACGGACCAGCGCGAGCTGCTTGCGCCGTACACGGAGAAGTACTTCGCCGTTCTGAAGGACGTGTGGGCGGGCCGCAGCCACGAGATGGCGCAGCAGATCGCGGTCGGCCTCTACCCGGCGATCCAGGTCTCCCGGCAGACGCTTGAGGTCACCGACGCCTGGCTGGCGACCGCCGAGCCCTCGGCGGCCCTGCGCCGCCTGGTCACCGAGTCCCGCGCGGGCATCGAACGCGCGCTGACCGCCCAGGCCGCCGACGCGGCGACCGACTGA
- a CDS encoding DUF6879 family protein has product MTASDTGKQPALGELFDTFRREAFRLETLDDYSGSGSTDAYRAFLAGEKKPDSYNSDWLSEVSGHVGEGKRIYRVHVLSRPLTPYLRFGLGWGYRTNATAGEEFFILDVTDSPNPVAGIGDFWMFDEAFSVPMEYRDGTMTGYAVLTGARAQEFVGYRDAALGHAVPFQDWWEQHAE; this is encoded by the coding sequence ATGACTGCATCCGACACCGGAAAACAACCGGCGCTCGGTGAGCTGTTCGACACCTTCCGCCGGGAAGCGTTCCGGTTGGAGACGCTCGACGACTACAGCGGCTCGGGGAGCACGGACGCCTACCGGGCTTTCCTGGCAGGTGAGAAGAAGCCCGACAGCTACAACTCCGACTGGCTCTCCGAAGTCAGCGGCCATGTCGGCGAGGGCAAGCGGATCTACCGGGTTCATGTTCTGTCCCGTCCGCTCACGCCCTATCTGCGGTTCGGACTCGGATGGGGCTACAGAACCAACGCGACCGCTGGGGAGGAATTCTTCATCCTGGATGTCACGGACAGCCCCAATCCGGTCGCGGGGATCGGGGACTTCTGGATGTTCGACGAAGCGTTCTCGGTGCCCATGGAGTACCGAGACGGAACGATGACCGGCTACGCAGTGCTCACCGGTGCACGGGCGCAAGAGTTCGTCGGGTACCGAGACGCGGCACTCGGGCACGCCGTTCCCTTCCAGGACTGGTGGGAACAGCACGCCGAGTGA
- a CDS encoding helix-turn-helix domain-containing protein, translated as MSPDGGTNEDVERLGSLIRRLREDAGMSQGELAAAAERHQPRSHGGLDIGQISRWEREVRLIGPYWLPAMAEALGVPEERLRRARAASKAARRRVRGPQPTGVDAVLRDLLPPDEPLAAVETRAGARVGMRDADRILRRAHALRLADDLVAGGDLVDAAMRELNAARELFNAGSHSEIGGLRTRAHLRSVP; from the coding sequence ATGTCACCCGATGGAGGCACCAACGAGGACGTCGAGCGACTGGGGAGCCTGATCCGGCGCCTGCGCGAGGACGCCGGCATGTCCCAGGGCGAACTGGCAGCCGCGGCGGAACGTCACCAGCCGCGATCGCACGGCGGGCTCGACATCGGCCAGATCTCCCGCTGGGAGCGTGAGGTGCGGCTGATCGGCCCGTACTGGCTGCCCGCCATGGCCGAGGCCCTGGGCGTTCCGGAGGAACGGCTGCGCCGGGCCCGGGCCGCGAGCAAGGCGGCTCGGCGGCGGGTGCGTGGCCCGCAACCCACCGGAGTGGACGCGGTACTGCGGGACTTGCTGCCGCCGGACGAGCCACTGGCCGCCGTCGAGACCCGGGCCGGGGCCCGCGTGGGCATGCGGGACGCCGACCGGATACTGCGTCGGGCACACGCTCTGCGGCTGGCCGATGACCTCGTGGCCGGTGGCGACCTGGTCGACGCCGCCATGCGGGAGTTGAACGCCGCGCGCGAGTTGTTCAACGCCGGCTCGCACAGCGAGATCGGTGGTCTTCGCACGCGCGCTCACCTAAGGTCTGTCCCGTAA
- a CDS encoding transposase: MSGVITASEPSWIAPFTGLSPRQFGRLITALRREGADPVRKGRPWSLPLEDRVLLVAAYWRTNLTLRQLAPLFGVSKSAADRIIDHLGPALALQQRKRFRKDTVLIVDGTLVPTRDHTVAEQSKNYRYSTSHQVVIDADTRLVVAVGRPVAGNRNDCKAWELSGAKDAVGKATVIADGGYRGTGLVIPHRREAGQTELPDWKEEHNASHRKVRARVEHVFARMKGWKILRDCRLKGDGVHHAMLGIARLYNLVLAG, encoded by the coding sequence GTGTCTGGTGTGATCACGGCGTCGGAGCCCTCCTGGATAGCCCCGTTCACCGGGCTGAGCCCGCGCCAGTTCGGCAGGCTGATCACCGCGCTCCGGCGGGAAGGTGCGGATCCGGTGCGCAAGGGCCGGCCTTGGAGCCTGCCCCTGGAGGACCGCGTGCTCCTGGTCGCCGCCTACTGGCGGACCAACCTCACCCTGCGCCAACTGGCCCCGCTGTTCGGGGTGTCCAAGTCGGCGGCCGACCGCATCATTGACCACCTCGGACCCGCGCTCGCCCTCCAGCAGCGCAAGCGGTTCCGCAAGGACACCGTGCTGATCGTGGACGGCACTCTCGTTCCCACCCGCGACCACACCGTCGCCGAGCAATCGAAGAACTACCGGTACTCCACCAGCCACCAGGTCGTCATCGACGCCGACACCCGGCTCGTCGTCGCCGTCGGCCGACCGGTCGCAGGCAACCGCAACGACTGCAAGGCGTGGGAGCTGTCCGGCGCGAAGGACGCCGTCGGCAAAGCCACGGTCATCGCGGACGGCGGCTACCGGGGTACCGGCCTGGTCATCCCGCACCGCCGCGAAGCAGGCCAGACCGAGCTCCCGGACTGGAAGGAGGAACACAACGCCTCCCACCGGAAGGTCCGTGCTCGTGTAGAGCACGTCTTCGCGCGGATGAAGGGCTGGAAGATCCTTCGCGACTGCCGACTGAAAGGTGACGGCGTCCACCACGCCATGCTCGGCATCGCCCGCCTGTACAACCTCGTCCTCGCTGGGTGA
- a CDS encoding helix-turn-helix domain-containing protein, whose translation MIDVPELPIGQRIKYYRMKSGKSQAALGGLVGRSEDWVSKVERGLIPVDRLSLLLEIGRVLGVSDLADLIGPAVSLNVAGRPEHPAVPRIRRALNTPPSQLSSGLPGEPLTVAELATRVAETWQIYETQTERYGPVGGLLPGLLAEAYLTVRTATGPSEEAAAARELVSLLHLHQVYLRRVGERRLSLLAADRAMQIADDTEDPALIAAAAWNVAGILVSSGDTHESLDLARSTIEHVRPGDDATPDHLSAFGALHLVGVIAAVRGGNGPAAWDLLREADRIAARLGTDRNDFHTAFGPTNVAMHSVHLAAEEGDAAEALRLADNVEVPAPGGVLPLERTTRYLVEVMHANRLTGDDFATIYMLKQIREASPEEIQYFPLVRDAIQHLLKRDRPQYRADLRNLAHHVGVLSVA comes from the coding sequence ATGATCGATGTGCCAGAGCTGCCCATCGGGCAGCGCATCAAGTACTACCGAATGAAGTCGGGAAAGTCCCAAGCGGCGCTCGGCGGACTTGTAGGCCGTTCCGAGGACTGGGTCAGCAAAGTGGAGCGGGGGCTGATTCCGGTTGATCGGCTGTCTTTGCTGCTGGAGATCGGCCGTGTCCTCGGTGTCTCCGACCTGGCCGATCTGATCGGCCCGGCGGTCAGCCTCAACGTGGCGGGCCGACCGGAACATCCGGCGGTCCCGCGTATCCGCCGTGCGCTGAACACCCCGCCCAGCCAGCTCAGCTCGGGCCTGCCTGGCGAACCGCTGACCGTGGCCGAACTGGCCACGCGGGTGGCTGAGACCTGGCAGATCTACGAGACGCAGACGGAACGGTACGGCCCGGTCGGCGGTCTCCTGCCCGGACTGCTGGCCGAGGCGTACCTGACCGTCCGCACCGCCACGGGCCCGTCCGAGGAGGCAGCGGCTGCCCGCGAACTGGTGTCCCTGCTGCACCTGCACCAGGTGTACCTACGTCGGGTCGGTGAAAGGAGGTTGTCGCTGCTCGCCGCCGACCGGGCGATGCAGATCGCCGACGACACGGAGGACCCAGCGCTGATCGCCGCCGCCGCCTGGAACGTCGCCGGCATCCTCGTATCGAGCGGCGACACGCACGAGTCGTTGGACCTCGCGCGTTCCACGATCGAGCACGTGCGTCCTGGTGATGACGCGACGCCGGACCATCTGTCCGCGTTCGGCGCGCTGCACCTCGTCGGGGTCATCGCAGCCGTGCGGGGCGGCAACGGGCCTGCGGCGTGGGACCTGTTGCGGGAAGCCGACCGGATCGCCGCTCGGCTCGGGACGGACCGGAACGACTTCCACACTGCTTTCGGGCCGACGAACGTGGCGATGCACAGCGTGCACCTGGCGGCCGAGGAGGGCGACGCCGCCGAGGCGCTGCGCCTCGCCGACAATGTCGAGGTACCCGCACCGGGCGGGGTACTTCCGTTGGAGCGGACGACCCGCTACCTCGTGGAAGTGATGCACGCCAACCGGCTGACGGGCGACGACTTCGCCACCATTTACATGCTCAAACAGATTCGCGAAGCGTCACCCGAGGAGATTCAATACTTCCCTCTTGTGCGTGACGCCATTCAGCACCTGCTCAAACGGGACAGGCCCCAGTACCGCGCGGACCTGCGCAATCTCGCCCACCATGTCGGGGTACTCAGCGTCGCCTGA
- the fxlM gene encoding methyltransferase, FxLD system — protein sequence MTAIDDSTVRSPDALRADMVRALRAEDGVRTEPVAAAFSTVPRHRFAPDASPEVAYSLHSIVPVKKDEHGSDVSVMSTAHLQAVMLEQAEIEPGMHVLEIGSGGVNAAYLQELVGTAGEVTTVDIDRDVLARARRCLDDVGYTQVKTVLADGEHGVLEGAPYHRIIVTAAAWDIPPSWISGLTEKGRIVVPLTVHGTTRSIAFDRDGDRLISHSYRLANFVPMQGEGAADERKVMLREGVVLRTDDARVPLAPQALDAALNGSRLERWSGAAYDLPDELDLFLTLNLSSPARLHAAPGIVDSGLVEASALRGVPALVGRDSIAYRTRRENAGTGGFESGVIAHGSQAEALADQYTDLLRRWAQNHRRRGAATLRYLPGPAPPPLPEAAVPRRHGIVTATWA from the coding sequence ATGACCGCGATTGACGACTCCACCGTCCGCAGCCCGGACGCACTCCGCGCGGACATGGTCCGCGCGCTCCGCGCGGAGGACGGGGTCAGGACCGAGCCCGTAGCCGCGGCGTTCAGCACCGTACCGCGGCACAGGTTCGCACCGGACGCGTCGCCGGAGGTGGCCTACAGCCTGCACAGCATCGTGCCGGTCAAAAAGGACGAGCACGGATCGGACGTCAGCGTCATGTCCACCGCGCACCTCCAGGCCGTCATGCTGGAACAGGCCGAGATCGAACCCGGGATGCACGTGCTGGAGATCGGTTCCGGTGGGGTCAACGCCGCTTACCTTCAGGAACTGGTCGGTACCGCGGGCGAGGTCACCACCGTCGACATCGACCGTGATGTCCTCGCCCGGGCCCGCCGGTGCCTCGATGACGTCGGGTACACCCAGGTGAAGACCGTCCTTGCTGACGGTGAGCATGGTGTTCTCGAGGGCGCTCCGTATCACCGGATCATCGTGACCGCTGCGGCGTGGGACATCCCGCCGTCGTGGATCAGCGGACTTACGGAGAAGGGCAGGATCGTCGTCCCGCTCACGGTGCACGGCACGACCCGCAGCATCGCGTTCGACCGCGACGGGGATCGCCTCATCAGCCACTCGTACCGCCTGGCGAACTTCGTTCCCATGCAGGGCGAGGGCGCCGCCGACGAGCGCAAGGTGATGCTCCGGGAGGGCGTCGTGTTGCGGACCGACGACGCGCGGGTGCCCTTGGCGCCCCAGGCACTCGACGCGGCCCTGAACGGGTCTCGGCTGGAACGCTGGTCCGGTGCCGCCTACGACCTGCCGGACGAACTGGACCTGTTCCTCACGCTGAACCTGTCCAGCCCGGCCCGGCTGCACGCCGCCCCGGGCATCGTGGACAGCGGGCTGGTGGAAGCCTCCGCCCTCAGGGGCGTACCCGCCCTGGTGGGCCGGGACAGCATCGCCTACCGCACCCGCCGTGAGAACGCCGGGACCGGCGGGTTCGAGAGCGGTGTCATCGCCCACGGTTCGCAGGCCGAAGCGCTGGCCGACCAGTACACGGACCTCCTCCGCCGCTGGGCGCAGAACCACCGCCGACGGGGAGCCGCGACGCTCCGCTACCTGCCGGGGCCCGCCCCGCCCCCCCTGCCCGAGGCCGCCGTGCCGCGTCGACACGGCATCGTCACGGCGACCTGGGCCTGA
- a CDS encoding FxLD family lanthipeptide produces the protein MSSGEPADWELDVSIVEGGPAADQLIRLTGDGCNSTCATACVSCP, from the coding sequence ATGTCGTCCGGTGAACCGGCGGACTGGGAGCTCGACGTGAGCATCGTCGAGGGCGGCCCCGCCGCGGACCAGCTCATCCGCTTGACGGGCGACGGCTGCAACTCCACGTGCGCCACCGCGTGCGTGAGCTGCCCGTAG
- a CDS encoding haloacid dehalogenase type II, whose product MPESKIDAIVFDVLGTLVDEPAGIRAGIRGLDPSLDESRVEQLLSQWQQHIEREQRRVLDGARPYLASDVLDLEAARLVAGAVGVDDPAAVAALALSGRRVPPWPDTVAGLARLAERFPLIGLSNASRTALLGLNAHAGLRWHQALSAEDARTYKPDPAVYQLAVTVSGGPPERLLMVAAHAWDLRGAQELGLRTAYVARPVGDPPASSDRFDLHADGLADLADRLDRF is encoded by the coding sequence ATGCCGGAGTCAAAGATCGATGCCATCGTCTTCGACGTGCTCGGCACGCTCGTCGACGAGCCCGCCGGTATCCGCGCCGGCATTCGCGGACTCGACCCATCGCTCGACGAGTCCAGGGTCGAGCAGCTTCTGTCGCAGTGGCAGCAGCACATCGAGCGTGAGCAACGTCGGGTCCTCGATGGCGCCCGGCCCTACCTCGCCAGCGACGTCCTCGATCTGGAGGCCGCCCGGCTCGTCGCCGGTGCCGTCGGAGTCGACGACCCGGCCGCCGTGGCGGCGCTCGCCCTCTCGGGTCGCAGGGTCCCGCCCTGGCCGGACACCGTGGCCGGGCTCGCCCGACTCGCCGAACGGTTTCCGCTGATCGGACTCTCCAACGCGAGCCGGACGGCGCTGCTGGGTCTCAACGCCCACGCAGGACTGCGCTGGCACCAGGCCCTGTCCGCCGAAGACGCCCGGACGTACAAGCCGGACCCGGCGGTCTACCAGCTGGCCGTCACCGTCTCAGGAGGACCGCCCGAGCGGCTCCTCATGGTCGCCGCCCACGCCTGGGACCTGCGCGGAGCACAGGAACTCGGCCTGCGCACCGCCTACGTCGCCCGCCCCGTCGGCGACCCGCCCGCCTCCTCGGACAGGTTCGACCTGCACGCCGACGGCCTGGCCGATCTGGCCGACCGACTCGACCGTTTCTAG
- a CDS encoding alpha/beta fold hydrolase — protein sequence MRSSPQFVTVGPGHRLAVRRPRRDGVPLLLLHGFPCTSLIWSHTIEPLAAAGFDVVAPDLRGYGDSDFAPDGFYDFAAFNADLMGLFDALGWERAVVAGHDLGAMVAIDMANRYAERVDRLVVLDDSMPDLPEAFAAAGIPAGTRKPHVYDYQRRQGLHADELVAELDTPDRRRRYIAEFFGHRMWCPPNAFSEADLALLTEPYADAERLRASFADYEVVMGAREMSGPELIDRPVEQPVLVLIGPDQVTLGEHIAERCAIAFPQVVGPFWVPGAGHFMPWEKPTVVHRAIRSFCGDLLVRS from the coding sequence ATGCGTTCTTCACCCCAGTTCGTCACCGTCGGTCCCGGACACCGGCTGGCGGTCCGGCGTCCGCGCCGCGACGGGGTGCCGCTGCTGCTCCTGCACGGCTTCCCCTGCACCAGCCTGATCTGGTCGCACACCATCGAGCCGCTGGCCGCGGCCGGTTTCGACGTGGTCGCCCCCGACTTGCGCGGCTACGGCGACTCGGACTTCGCCCCGGACGGGTTCTACGACTTCGCGGCGTTCAACGCCGACCTGATGGGCTTGTTCGACGCCCTCGGCTGGGAGCGCGCCGTGGTGGCGGGCCACGACCTCGGCGCGATGGTGGCGATCGACATGGCCAACCGCTACGCGGAGCGCGTCGACCGTCTCGTGGTGCTCGACGACTCGATGCCCGACCTGCCGGAGGCGTTCGCCGCGGCGGGCATCCCCGCCGGGACCCGGAAGCCGCACGTCTACGACTACCAGCGGCGGCAGGGCCTGCACGCCGACGAGCTCGTCGCCGAACTCGACACCCCGGATCGGCGGCGCCGCTACATAGCCGAGTTCTTCGGGCACCGGATGTGGTGCCCGCCGAACGCGTTCAGCGAGGCCGACCTCGCGCTGCTGACCGAGCCGTACGCCGACGCCGAGCGGCTGCGGGCCTCCTTCGCCGACTACGAGGTGGTCATGGGCGCCCGGGAGATGTCAGGTCCTGAGCTCATCGACCGGCCGGTCGAGCAGCCGGTGCTGGTGCTCATCGGCCCCGACCAGGTCACGCTGGGCGAGCACATAGCCGAGCGGTGCGCGATCGCCTTCCCGCAGGTCGTGGGCCCGTTCTGGGTGCCAGGAGCGGGCCACTTCATGCCGTGGGAGAAGCCCACGGTCGTGCACCGGGCGATCCGGTCGTTCTGCGGGGACCTGCTGGTCCGCTCCTGA
- a CDS encoding NUDIX hydrolase: MGELVERVDEQDQVLGVVDRAEAIREGWLHRIATIVCRDEDGRFLVHRRPDDSSRFPGQYNWMLGGAADVGESYEQTAARELSEELGVRAAPRFVLKFLCAGAISPYWLGLHEVVVTASVRPSVQEVAWHDWLTGPELESLVRQQELVPDAREAFDRYRDLSRADRPLW, translated from the coding sequence ATGGGTGAACTGGTTGAGCGCGTCGACGAGCAGGACCAGGTGCTGGGAGTCGTTGACCGGGCCGAAGCGATCCGTGAGGGCTGGTTGCATCGCATCGCCACGATCGTGTGCCGCGACGAAGACGGACGGTTCCTGGTTCATCGCCGCCCGGACGATTCATCCCGCTTCCCCGGTCAGTACAACTGGATGCTTGGCGGCGCCGCTGATGTCGGCGAATCGTACGAGCAGACGGCAGCCCGGGAACTGTCCGAGGAACTGGGCGTTCGTGCTGCCCCGCGCTTCGTGCTCAAATTTTTGTGCGCGGGGGCGATCAGTCCCTACTGGCTCGGACTGCACGAGGTCGTCGTTACGGCATCCGTCCGGCCGAGTGTCCAGGAAGTCGCCTGGCACGACTGGCTCACAGGGCCGGAGCTTGAGTCCCTCGTCCGGCAGCAGGAGTTGGTCCCGGACGCCCGCGAGGCATTCGATCGGTACCGCGACCTGAGCCGGGCAGACCGCCCCCTGTGGTGA
- a CDS encoding SAM-dependent methyltransferase: protein MSAVSGVSPEEPVDLRTDQPHSARMYDYLLGGKDHYAADGDAAEKALVSFPLLRTAARENRKFLGRAVSHLVREAGIRQFLDLGSGLPTAENVHQVAQREAEDARVVYVDNDPIVLVYGGALLARDANTAVIQGDIRDPRSVLDHPETRRLIDFDQPVGILAVAVLHFVGDDEDPAGIVRTLCDAVPAGSHVILSHATADIAPEAALGVQTAYRSQGVPLTLRDKGQFTAFFDGLDIVEPGIQVVSDWRATVPEAERPAHADVSWYGGIGRITG from the coding sequence ATGAGTGCGGTGAGCGGCGTGAGTCCAGAGGAGCCGGTGGACCTGCGGACGGACCAGCCGCATTCCGCCCGGATGTACGACTACCTGCTGGGCGGCAAGGACCACTACGCGGCGGACGGCGACGCGGCGGAAAAGGCGCTCGTGTCGTTCCCGCTGCTGCGGACCGCGGCCAGGGAGAACCGCAAGTTCCTCGGCCGCGCGGTCAGTCACCTCGTGCGCGAGGCGGGGATACGGCAGTTCCTCGACCTCGGCTCCGGGCTGCCCACGGCCGAGAACGTCCACCAGGTGGCGCAGCGCGAGGCCGAGGACGCGCGCGTCGTGTACGTCGACAACGACCCGATCGTCCTCGTGTACGGCGGCGCGCTGCTGGCCAGGGACGCGAACACGGCCGTGATCCAGGGCGACATCCGCGACCCGCGGTCCGTTCTCGACCACCCGGAGACGCGGCGGCTCATCGACTTCGACCAGCCGGTCGGCATCCTGGCCGTCGCCGTGCTGCACTTCGTCGGCGACGACGAGGACCCGGCGGGCATCGTCCGCACGCTGTGCGACGCGGTGCCCGCGGGCAGCCACGTCATCCTGTCCCACGCCACGGCCGACATCGCGCCCGAGGCCGCGCTCGGCGTGCAGACCGCCTACCGTTCGCAGGGCGTGCCGCTGACGCTGCGCGACAAGGGGCAGTTCACCGCGTTCTTCGACGGGCTCGACATCGTCGAACCGGGCATCCAGGTCGTCTCCGACTGGCGCGCCACCGTGCCCGAGGCCGAGCGCCCCGCCCACGCCGACGTCTCGTGGTACGGAGGCATCGGCCGCATCACCGGCTGA